In Bacillus marinisedimentorum, the sequence CTTCAGCAAAACGGAAGGATACAGCGTCATGGACCTCTCCTTTTCCCCAATCACTGGCGGTGACGGCAACATTGAGTTTTTGCTTCATCTAAAATGGGCTGATGAAGAGGCCGTGCCGGCTGAACTGGATCCGCGCAAAGTTGTCGAAGAGGCACATGAATCGCTTAAAAACAAAAGTCGGGAGCAGGGGGATTAACGGGTGTTCGTTTATCCCCTTTTTACAGTCTTGATAGGCTGCATACAGTCACAAAGTGTGAGGTGTAACAGATGAATAAAGGCCAGCGTCATATTAAAATAAGGGAAATTATTGCGAATAATGATGTGGAAACGCAGGATGACCTCGTCGACCAGCTGCGGAATGCCAACTTTAACGTGACTCAGGCAACCGTTTCGCGGGATATTAAAGAATTGCATCTCGTGAAGGTGCCGATGAGCGACGGGCGCTATAAATACAGCCTTCCTGCGGATCAGCGCTTCAATCCTCTCCAGAAGCTGAAACGCGCCTTGATGGATGCGTTCGTGCGGATAGATACTGCGAGCCATTTTATTGTGATGAAAACATTGCCCGGCAACGCGAATGCAGTCGGTGCGCTTATAGACAACCTGGATTGGGACGAAATTCTCGGTACGATTTGCGGTGATGATACTTGTTTGATCATTTGCCGGACAGAAGAGGACACAAAGGAAATTACAGACCGGTTTTTGAATATGCTTTGATGCCGGAAATAAAAATGGAAGGAGTTATGGATATTTGTTAGCAGAACTCTCCATCAAAAACTTTGCAATTATTGAGTCGGTGTCACTTTCATTTGAAAAAGGCATGACAGTATTGACGGGCGAAACCGGTGCGGGAAAATCGATTATCATTGATGCGATCGGGCTGTTGGCCGGCGGTAGAGGATCTACTGAATTCATCAGGCATGGAGCCGATAAAGCTGAAATTGAGGGCCTGTTCCTTCCTGAACAGCCCAAACACCCTTCTTTCACCAAAATGGAACAACTCGGTATTGAGCATTCAGATGGAATGGTCATTTTGCGGCGGGACATTTCGAAATCAGGAAAAAGTGTCTGCCGGATAAACGGCAAGCTGGTTACGCTTGCTGTTTTGCGGGAAGTCAGCCAGACGCTCATCGACATCCATGGCCAGCATGAACATCAGGAATTGATGGACAGGGATAAACATCTTCCATTGCTCGACGGCTTCAACGAAAAGAAATCGAAATCAGCTCTCCAGGAATACAAACGGTTATTCAATCAATACAAATCATTGAAAGACCAGGCAAAAAGGCTGAATGAGAATGAAAAAGAGATGGCACACCGCCTTGATTTGATCCAGTATCAGCTGAAAGAGATTCAGGAAGCCGAGCTTGAGCCTGAAGAAGATGAAGCGCTGCTTGAAGAAAAGCATAAGCTGGCTAATTATGAAAGGATTTACAGGGCGGTCAGTGACAGCTACGAAGCCCTGTACGGCGAGAAAAAAGGCCTTGACTGGGTTGGCCTTGCGATGACCAATCTTGAAGATGCCGCCGAAGTGGATAAGGATTTCAAATCTGCAAGCGAAACAGTGGCCAACAGCTATTATGCCCTGGAAGAAACGATTTATATGTTAAGGGATAAACTGGAGATGCTTGAGTTTGACCCTGATCGGCTGAATCAAATTGAAACAAGGCTGAATGAAATTTCCTTCCTCAAGAAAAAATATGGCGAGACAGTGATGGATATTCTTGAATATGCGGCAGGCATTGAAGATGAAGTCGATAAAATCCAGAACCGCGATGTCCATGTCCAAAAACTGCAGAAAGAGCTTCAGGAAGTCACCGAGGATTTGGTGCTTGAAGCAAAAAATTTAACAGCAGTCCGAAAAGCCCTTGCCAAAACGCTTACAAAAGCCATTCATCGGGAATTGAAAGAGCTCTATATGGAGAAAACGACGTTTGATATCGAGTTTTCTTTACGTAAAGGCAAAAGTGACGATCCCCTTCTCGAAAATGAGCATGTTCAGTTCGGGCCGCTCGGCATGGACGAAGTGGAATTCATGATTTCCACAAATCCGGGCGAACCGCTGAAACCGCTCTCGAAAGTGGCCTCAGGCGGCGAACTTTCCAGAATTATGCTGGCTCTTAAGAGCATTTTTTCAAAAAACCAGGGAGTGACATCCATCATTTTTGATGAGGTCGATACCGGAGTAAGCGGAAGGGTTGCCCAGTCCATAGCTGAAAAAATCCATAATATTTCCGCGGAGTCCCAAGTTTTGTGCATCACTCACTTACCGCAAGTAGCCGCAATGGCGGATACCCATTTGTATATTTCGAAAGACAGCAAAAAGGGGCGCACAAAAACACATGTGAATCCGCTTAATGCTGAAGAAAAAGTAAAAGAAATCGGCAGGATGATCTCCGGCGTGGAAATTACGGAAGTGACGAAAGAGCATGCCCGCGAGCTCCTGGACACTGCTGAAGAAATTAAAAAAAAGACGTCTTGAAATGCTATCCAGTGGTGGATAGCATTTTTGCTGCCCGGATTGTTATAAATTCGGGCAGATAAGGTCAAATTATTAATGCAGCCATAGAGAGACAAACAGTGCCGGGTCAGGAGCGAGGAGAGTGAAAATTACGTGAATGAGTGGATTAGAAAAAGTATCGGTACATTTCTCCTTGTTTCTCTAATTGCACTGGGATTTGTAAAACCAGTCCAGGAATATGTTTCCCTGCCAGGGGAAATTGTTACGTTTGTGGGCCAGAATATTGAAATGACGACCTCTCTGCCTGCAGCCAGCCAATCGAAGTCCTCATCAGCAGCTTTCACCCTGAAAAGTTCTGAACAGAAGAATAAAATGACCATTACGGGGAACGAAACCGGCAGCGGGAAAATTGATATGAAGGTTGCCGATTTTCCTGTAAAATCGGTTGCAGTTAAAGTGCTGCCTGATTTGAAAGTGGTGCCGGGCGGCCAGTCGATAGGTGTCAAGCTTAACACAAAAGGGGTTCTTGTCGTTGGGCACCACCAGATAGAGACGAGCAAAGGGACGGCATCACCTGGCGAAGATGCTGGTATCAAGGTGGGAGATATAATCACCAGTATAAATGACACAAAAATTCTTAAGATGAGCGATATAGCTGAAATTGTGGAAGAAGCAGGAAAACAGGGAGAACCGTTGAACATCATCGTAAAACGAGACGATCGGAAAATGGCGAAGGAGTTACTGCCTGCAAAAGATAAGGCAGAAGGCAGCTACCGGATGGGGCTGTATATCCGCGATTCAGCCGCAGGCATCGGCACGATGACCTTTTATCATCCGAAGTCCCAAAAATATGGAGCGCTTGGCCATGTCATTTCGGATATGGATACAAAAAAACCGATCGAAGTATATGACGGGCATATTGTAAAATCACAGGTGACTTCCATTGAACGGGGAAGCAATGGAAAGCCTGGCGAAAAGCTGGCCCGCTTCTCGACCGACCGTCAGATCATCGGGACAATCACCAGGAACAGCCCTTTCGGCATTTTCGGTGAGTTGACAAAAGGGCTGAATGATCAAAGAGGTGCAAAGGCACTGCCAATCACTTTGCCTGACCAGGTTAAAGAAGGACCTGCAAAAATCCGCACTGTTCTGAAAGGCAACAAGGTCGAAGAGTTTGACGTAAGAATCGTCAGTACTGTGCCGCAAAAGTTTCCGGCTACGAAAGGGATGGTCATTAAAGTAACCGATCCTAAACTGCTGGAGGCGACTGGAGGAATTGTCCAGGGGATGAGCGGAAGTCCGATTATCCAGGACGGGAAACTGGTTGGAGCCGTGACGCATGTATTTGTGAACGACCCGACATCAGGTTATGGCGTGCATATTGAATGGATGCTGAACGAAGCGGGTGTTGAAGTCAGGGACACCCTTAAAAATGCAGGATGAAAAAGCAGAAGATATCTTTCTTCTGCTTTTTTTTTTTTGCAAACTGCTGTGATAAAGTACAATGTTGTTTTGTGAAAATTGAATTCGGCCCGAGAGTCAATCAAGATGCTCTGCAACTTCCTCGCTCTTGCCTTGAGCACTCGAGGAAGTTCAAGCAACGGTCCTGCACAGATATCCGCTCAAGTACCCGATGCCACGAGGCAAAAACACACCGTGAATGCGGCCGAAAGGAAGCAAGACCGGATGCCGCACCAGTGCATTCCTTAAAAAACGCACGGTAAATAAATATTTTCGACAAAAATTTAAGGTTTCGGAAACAGATCGAAAAATAAAGTCGAATAAAAGAGAAAAATGAAGAAAACAAGAGATAAACAGTTATTTTGGTACAATTTTCAAAAATAAAAAGGATAACGTATTGCATTGTCGAAATTATCGTTTAGAATGAAATTAACATAAGGTATGCAGAGGCCTCAGGCGCCTCAGCTCGACATCTCCAGGTATAGCGCAGAACGCCTGCTTAGCGGCGGAGCATAGCAGGGGCAACCCTGTATGGGCTGAATTTCCTTAAATGAGAGCAATGTTTATGGACAATACCGCCGGACAGGAAGCTGGACATCTTTTGAACAAAAGGGAATTTTAATTTTTATCAATTAAAAAGGTCTGAGGAGGAAATTACTTGAGTACAATTAAAGTTTGTTTGGCTGATGATAATCGTGAACTGGTTGGACTTCTTGAAGATTATATTGCAATCCAGGACGATATGGAAGTTGTAGGTGTTGCATACAACGGGCAGGAATGCCTTAATATATTGAACGAAAAATCACCTGATGTTCTGCTTCTGGATATCATCATGCCTCACCTGGATGGGCTGGCGGTGCTTGAAAACATGCGTGAAATGAACCTTGAGAAACGGCCCAGCGTCATCATGCTCACCGCTTTCGGACAGGAAGATGTCACGTCAAAGGCAGTTGACCTCGGTGCAAGTTATTTCATCCTGAAGCCTTTTGACATGGAAAATCTCGCCCGTAATATTCGCCAGGTCAGCGGCAAAGCCCCGTCATTTGTGAAACGGGCGGCACCGCAAAAGACCGAAATGGAAGCAAAGCCGAAAAATCTGGATGCAAGCATCACGAGCATCATCCATGAAATTGGTGTACCAGCTCATATAAAAGGTTATATGTATCTGCGTGAAGCAATTTCCATGGTCTATAACGATATCGAACTGCTCGGGTCCATTACCAAGGTTCTTTATCCGGATATCGCCAAGAAATATAATACGACTGCAAGCCGTGTTGAGCGGGCGATTCGCCATGCGATCGAAGTTGCCTGGAGCAGGGGCAATATCGATTCTATTTCATCGCTATTCGGTTATACTGTCTCGATGACAAAAGCGAAGCCGACTAATTCCGAATTCATTGCAATGGTAGCGGACAAGCTGCGCCTGGAGCACAGGGCTTCTTGAAAGCGTTAGAGTCAAATAAATGAGAGGTGCTGTGATCCAGCACCTCTTATTTCATATGAAAAGCTTCGGTGCAGTCAATTGTATCTGCGATTTTTTGCCATCAGGCTTGCTTTTGATGGTCAGAGATTCACAGCTTTTGCTGAAATCAAATGGCAATGCTTGATCATATGGCGGCGGAATCAAACTGATGCGGGCCGGCATCCGGTACGGCATATCAACCGGATACCGGTCGAGGTCATGCTGCCTGCCGAAATGCATCGCTGCAATATCACCGATTTTTTTGCCGAGTTTCAGGCCTTCCTCATTATCTGCAGGAAAATGGACGCCTGCATATAGGCGTGAATCTGCTGCTTCTTTTGCAAGTTCTTCGAGCCTTGCCGCCTCTGCCGGGAAAAAGTATGTCAAGACAACTGCAGCAGAGCCTGCTGCTGCAGCATGGCCAGATGGGTAGCCAGGGTGGCGAGGTGTGCAAACATAGGTTTTTAATTCCGGGTTCAGCTGATTTGGCCTGGGCGTATCGTAAAGGTATTTATAATGCCATGTCACGACAAGTGCATCATTTAGGGAAGTGTGCAGGGCGGCCAGGATTCTTGCCGCCCTTGGTGCAGATACACCATAAGCGTCAATAAGCCTGTCAGCGATAGGGGTCCATTGCTTGGTCGGCGGGCCGGCAGACCAGTAAGAAGCTATTTGTTTTTGACCTGAATCCAGATTTTCCACCGTTTTTTCGACAATCCGCAGTTCTTTAATCCAGTCAATCTGATTGGGTTTTCTAATAGTGGAATCCAGTTTTCTGCCATCAGGGCTGATGATCATGCCTTGCAGATTCCGTTTTAAGATAAACAGGGGCCAGTCTCCTGCCGCAGGTTCTTCTGCATTGCCCGGAGGCCGGTTTTCCCCGGCATATGGAAGTGCAGACCAGCGGATATCGTCCTTCATTTGGTCCGGCATACTTGTCACCTCCTGAATGTATTCCTGTAACTTATCATATTGCGCAAGCAGGAAAGTGTTCACCGCCCCAGCCATTCTTCCAATTCATATGAACGAGGCAAAAATTTTTGCAAAACACTCAATAAAAAGATAAAAATATGTTAAGATGTTTACTATCTAATTTGGTTATTTTAGTGCATTACCATGATGAAGGGCGGAAAGTGAAGATGATCGTAACAAAATTCGGAGGGTCTTCCCTGGCCAGTGCCGAGCAATTCAAAAAAGTAGAAACCATCATTGCGGCGGACACGAAACGGCGGATTGTTGTTGTTTCCGCACCGGGTAAAAGATATAAAGATGATATAAAGGTGACTGATCTACTCATTAAAGCAGGCGAAAAGGCACTCCGTAATCAAGATTTCACCAGGGAACTCAGCGCCATTCTTGAACGGTATGCTGAGATAGCGGAAGGACTGGGACTTGGTGAAAGGGGAATGCGCCAGATAGAGGATACCATTGTGTCTGTTCTTGAAGATGAAACGAACGATTCAGGCTTGTTCATGGATCGGATAAAAGCATGCGGTGAAGACAGTTGTGCGAGGCTCATGTCCGAATATTTGGAATCGAAGGGTCATGATGCAGCATACATTCCTCCTGACGAAGCGGGTATTTTTGTCAGCGATGAATCCGGCAATGCAAGGGTTCTTGATAAAACGTTCACTGAACTGAAAAAGCTTAAAGCGCGTCAGGAAGTCCTTGTTGTCCCCGGCTTTTTTGGATATACACCGGCCGGCAAGCTTGTGACATTTCCGCGGGGCGGTTCGGATATCACCGGTTCAATCGTTGCAGCGGGAGTGGAAGCCGATTTATACGAAAACTTTACAGATGTTGATTCCGTTTTTGCGGCAAACCCCGGCATTGTCGAGAATCCTGCCGAAATAGAGGAACTTACATATAGGGAAATGAGGGAACTTTCGTACGCGGGTTTCTCTGTATTTCACGACGAAGCACTAATTCCTGCGTTCAAAGCAGGAATCCCTGTCAGCATCAAAAACACTAATAATCCTGCAGCGCCGGGCACATCGATCTTGAAAAACCGCAAACTGACCGGGAAACCGGTCGTTGGCATTGCAAGTGACGATGGATTTGCTATGATTTATGTAAGCAAATATTTGATGAACCGGGAGATCGGATTCGGACGCCGCCTTCTGCAAATTCTCGAAGATTATAAAATTTCTTATGAGCACACGCCTTCCGGAATAGATGACATATCAATTATCATAAGGGAAGATCAGCTTGATATGATAAAAGAGCATAATGTCATCAAACGAATTCAAGATGAACTGGAAGTGGATGATATCTCTGTTGAGAAAAACCTTGCCATGATCATGCTTGTCGGTGAAGGGATGACATCCACTGTCGGTATTGCAGCCAGAGCGGCATCAGCCTTTTCGCGAGCGAAAGTAAATATTGAAATGATCAACCAGGGGTCATCTGAAGTAAGCATGATGTACGGAGTAAAAGCTGATAATGAGGCAGCTGCAGTCCGGTCTCTTTATGAGGAGTTTTTTACGGACCAGGACGGGTTTCCGGCCCGGTCTCCGTCTCCTGGGGCAATCGAGGTGAATGCATTCGAGTGAGGGCCAAAAATTTGACCGATATTATTGAATCATTTAAAAACAGGGAACATCATGTCCTCGGACGAGAGAATTTTTTCCAATCGGCTGTGCTGCTTCCCTTGGTTCCAAAAGATGACGACTTGCATGTGCTGTTCGAGGTCAGGGCCCGCCATTTAAAACGGCAGCCCGGCGATATATGTTTCCCCGGCGGCCGTAAAGAA encodes:
- the spoIVB gene encoding SpoIVB peptidase, encoding MNEWIRKSIGTFLLVSLIALGFVKPVQEYVSLPGEIVTFVGQNIEMTTSLPAASQSKSSSAAFTLKSSEQKNKMTITGNETGSGKIDMKVADFPVKSVAVKVLPDLKVVPGGQSIGVKLNTKGVLVVGHHQIETSKGTASPGEDAGIKVGDIITSINDTKILKMSDIAEIVEEAGKQGEPLNIIVKRDDRKMAKELLPAKDKAEGSYRMGLYIRDSAAGIGTMTFYHPKSQKYGALGHVISDMDTKKPIEVYDGHIVKSQVTSIERGSNGKPGEKLARFSTDRQIIGTITRNSPFGIFGELTKGLNDQRGAKALPITLPDQVKEGPAKIRTVLKGNKVEEFDVRIVSTVPQKFPATKGMVIKVTDPKLLEATGGIVQGMSGSPIIQDGKLVGAVTHVFVNDPTSGYGVHIEWMLNEAGVEVRDTLKNAG
- a CDS encoding vanadium-dependent haloperoxidase, giving the protein MPDQMKDDIRWSALPYAGENRPPGNAEEPAAGDWPLFILKRNLQGMIISPDGRKLDSTIRKPNQIDWIKELRIVEKTVENLDSGQKQIASYWSAGPPTKQWTPIADRLIDAYGVSAPRAARILAALHTSLNDALVVTWHYKYLYDTPRPNQLNPELKTYVCTPRHPGYPSGHAAAAGSAAVVLTYFFPAEAARLEELAKEAADSRLYAGVHFPADNEEGLKLGKKIGDIAAMHFGRQHDLDRYPVDMPYRMPARISLIPPPYDQALPFDFSKSCESLTIKSKPDGKKSQIQLTAPKLFI
- the spo0A gene encoding sporulation transcription factor Spo0A, whose protein sequence is MSTIKVCLADDNRELVGLLEDYIAIQDDMEVVGVAYNGQECLNILNEKSPDVLLLDIIMPHLDGLAVLENMREMNLEKRPSVIMLTAFGQEDVTSKAVDLGASYFILKPFDMENLARNIRQVSGKAPSFVKRAAPQKTEMEAKPKNLDASITSIIHEIGVPAHIKGYMYLREAISMVYNDIELLGSITKVLYPDIAKKYNTTASRVERAIRHAIEVAWSRGNIDSISSLFGYTVSMTKAKPTNSEFIAMVADKLRLEHRAS
- a CDS encoding aspartate kinase, coding for MIVTKFGGSSLASAEQFKKVETIIAADTKRRIVVVSAPGKRYKDDIKVTDLLIKAGEKALRNQDFTRELSAILERYAEIAEGLGLGERGMRQIEDTIVSVLEDETNDSGLFMDRIKACGEDSCARLMSEYLESKGHDAAYIPPDEAGIFVSDESGNARVLDKTFTELKKLKARQEVLVVPGFFGYTPAGKLVTFPRGGSDITGSIVAAGVEADLYENFTDVDSVFAANPGIVENPAEIEELTYREMRELSYAGFSVFHDEALIPAFKAGIPVSIKNTNNPAAPGTSILKNRKLTGKPVVGIASDDGFAMIYVSKYLMNREIGFGRRLLQILEDYKISYEHTPSGIDDISIIIREDQLDMIKEHNVIKRIQDELEVDDISVEKNLAMIMLVGEGMTSTVGIAARAASAFSRAKVNIEMINQGSSEVSMMYGVKADNEAAAVRSLYEEFFTDQDGFPARSPSPGAIEVNAFE
- the recN gene encoding DNA repair protein RecN, coding for MLAELSIKNFAIIESVSLSFEKGMTVLTGETGAGKSIIIDAIGLLAGGRGSTEFIRHGADKAEIEGLFLPEQPKHPSFTKMEQLGIEHSDGMVILRRDISKSGKSVCRINGKLVTLAVLREVSQTLIDIHGQHEHQELMDRDKHLPLLDGFNEKKSKSALQEYKRLFNQYKSLKDQAKRLNENEKEMAHRLDLIQYQLKEIQEAELEPEEDEALLEEKHKLANYERIYRAVSDSYEALYGEKKGLDWVGLAMTNLEDAAEVDKDFKSASETVANSYYALEETIYMLRDKLEMLEFDPDRLNQIETRLNEISFLKKKYGETVMDILEYAAGIEDEVDKIQNRDVHVQKLQKELQEVTEDLVLEAKNLTAVRKALAKTLTKAIHRELKELYMEKTTFDIEFSLRKGKSDDPLLENEHVQFGPLGMDEVEFMISTNPGEPLKPLSKVASGGELSRIMLALKSIFSKNQGVTSIIFDEVDTGVSGRVAQSIAEKIHNISAESQVLCITHLPQVAAMADTHLYISKDSKKGRTKTHVNPLNAEEKVKEIGRMISGVEITEVTKEHARELLDTAEEIKKKTS
- the ahrC gene encoding transcriptional regulator AhrC/ArgR gives rise to the protein MNKGQRHIKIREIIANNDVETQDDLVDQLRNANFNVTQATVSRDIKELHLVKVPMSDGRYKYSLPADQRFNPLQKLKRALMDAFVRIDTASHFIVMKTLPGNANAVGALIDNLDWDEILGTICGDDTCLIICRTEEDTKEITDRFLNML